In the genome of Streptomyces fagopyri, the window CACCTGGAGGAGGACGTCCTGGGCCGCCTCCTCGGCGTCCTCGCGGCACGGCAGGAAACGTGCGCAGCGCCGCATGACCTCCGGCCCCAGTCGCTGGAGCAGCAGATCCAGGGCGCCCGGATCGCCCGCGGCCGCCCGCAGCGCGAGCTCTTCGGTTCCCGCCGCGTCCTGCACTGGGTGCTCCCCTCGGTGTCGATCAGAGGCCAGGCATGATAGTCGCATGCACCCTCCGCAGCGGATCGGCCGCTACCGTCTGGACCGGCGCCTGGGCGCCGGCGGCTTCGGCGTGGTCTGGCTCGCCCACGACGAGGTGCTGGACGCGGTCGTCGCCGTGAAGGTGCTGTCCGAGAACTGGGCCGACCACCTGGACGTCCGGGAGCGTTTCCTCTCCGAGGCCCGGCTGCTGCGCAAGGCCGACTCGAACCGGGTCGTCCAGGTCTACGACATCGGCGAGCTCCCTGACGGCAGGCCCTACTTCGTCATGGAGTACGCGGACGGGGGCACCCTCGAGGACCGGGTCGGCGGTGGATCCCTCCCGGTGCCCGAGGCCCTGCGGCTGACCGCTCTCGCGGCCCGCGGCGCGGCCGCGCTGCACAAGGCCGGGATCGTGCACCGCGACATCAAGCCGTCCAACGTACTGCTGCGCACGGCACCCGGCGCGGGCGACCGCGTGCTGCTGGCGGACCTCGGTCTGGCCAAGAGCCTGGCGCACGCCTCCGGGCTGACGATGGCCGCGGGTTCCGCGGGCTACACCCCTCCGGAGCAGTCCCGGCCCGGGTCCGGGATCGACGCGCGGGCCGACGTGTACAGCCTGGGAGCCCTCGGCTACCACCTGGTCACGGGCACGGTCCCCGGGCCGCCCGGCAAGGTCGTACGCCCCGACCGGCTCCGTACCGGCCTGGCCCCGGGTGTCCAGCGGGCGCTGCTGCGTGCCATGGAACCGGACCGGGAGCGGCGCTGGCCCACGGCCCTGGACCTGGCCGAGGAGCTGGAGCGGCTGGCCGAGGTGACGCCGGCCTCGGCGGCCCGTACGACCCGGCGCCGTCGACGGACCGTGGTCGCCGCGGTGGCCCTCGCGGTCGTGGTCGCAGCCGGCGGCGTGACCGCCGCGCTGGTGACCCGGCACTCCTCCGGCGGGTCCGTGCGGGTCTCGGACGCCTCGGGACGGCTCACCGTCGAGGTGCCGCGCGGCTGGGCCCGCCAGTTGCGCGACTCCGGGTGGAACCCGCGGACCGTGGGTCTGCCGGACGCGCACGAGCCGGGGCTGGCGGTCGCGGACGACCTGGCCGCGTGGCAGGACCTGCGCTCGGGTGTCGACGGGGTGTTCGTCGGCCTGAGCGAGCACGGTGACGTACGGGCCGAGGTCGCCTCGCTCGCCCACACCGGCTGCCACTACGACGGCAGCCGCAGCTACGCCGGCGCGCACTGGCACGGCCCGGTGAGGACCTGGAGCGACTGCCCCGGCGCTCACGGCTCGCTCACGGAGGCCGGGCTCACGCCCGCGGGCGGCGCCGCACAGCCGCGGCTCTACGTACAGATCCGCCAGAAGGGCGACAGCGACGCCACCGACCGTGTGCTCGGGTCGGTACGGGTAGGCACCTGACGAGAACGTGTGCCGGACCCGCGAACTTTCTCCGGCCGGCGCGCATCGGACACTGGTGACGGAGCACAGAGCGCCGTACGCACGGGTCACGGCGTGCGGTGAATTCGAAGGAGTGTTGACATGGCGACCTTCCGGCACGGCGACGAGGTTCCCGTACGCCGTACGTCCTCCCGCGCGCACTGGGCGGCGGTGGTCGCGGGTATCGCGCTGCTGGGCACGCTCTCGGCCTGCGGCACCGACAACGGCACGGGCGGCACCCCGCAGAGACTCCCCGGCACGGCCCGGCCGGCCTCCGGCGACACGACCCCGGACGGCTCCTCGGGCACCGGTACCGCGTCGGCCGGCGACGGCAGGACCTCGACACCGGTGTCGGGCTCCGCCTCCGCCACGGCCTCGACGGGAAGCGGTACGGCGACCACCCGCTGCCACACCTCCGAGCTGCGCGCGACGGTCGGCGCCAACGACCCGGGAGCGGGCCAGGAGAACTTCCCCGTCGTCCTCACCAACACCTCCCACCGCACCTGCACCCTGCGCGGCTACCCCGGGGCGGCCTTCGTCGACGCCTCCGGCAAGCAGCTCGGCCCCGACCCGAAGCGCTCCCCCGGATCGCCGGGTACGGTCGCACTGGCCCCCGGACAGAGCGCGTGGGCCGGTCTGACCTTCTCGAACCCGGAGATCAGCGGGGCGCACACGGCCACCCCGGCGTCGCTGGTCGTCACGCCGCCCGACGAGCGGGACCCGCTCAAGGCGACCTGGAAGGGCGGCAAGGTCCCGGTGTCGGGGAATTCCTCCTCGGTCTCCCTGACGGTCGTCCGGGCGGGTACCGGCGCCTGATCCCGCCCGCCTCACCGCTCCCGGCCGCGCCACCTCTCCCGGCCGCGCCACCTCTCCCGGCCGCCTCACCGCTCCCGGCGGCTCCCGGCCGCTCCCCGCCGTCCGTCCCGTCCGTCCCCGTCCGTCCCCGTCCGCCCCCGCCCCGCCGTCCGCCCCGCGGACCGGCGGGGTTTGTCACGGAACGGCAACACGTGCCGCCGCGGGCGACCTTTCCCCGGCATCCCCGCATCACACCGTTTGACGCACCCTCCACCGAGCGGCGCGTCACAGCAACGGAGGCTCCGGCGCGGCGCGGGAGCGGCATCGAGGACATCGGGGGTTCACCATGACCGGCATCTCACGCAGGCGTCTGCTGACCGCGACGGCCGCGGCGGGAGCGCTCGGCGCGCTCTCCGCCTGCTCGGCGAACGACTGGTCCGTGGGCGGCGACGGCAAGGGGGAGGTGCGGGACGCGACCCCGCGGCCCCGGCTCATCGGCGACGGTTCCACCGCCGACACCGGGGCCCAGCCCAAGCAGCCGAAGGCCGAGCGGCTGAAGCCCGGCGAGCGTCCGCCGCAGTTCGTGGTGTTCTCCTGGGACGGCGCGGGCGAACTCAGCAACCAGCTGTTCTCGCGGTTCCGCAAGGTCGCCGCCGACCACGGCGCGTCGATGACGTTCTTCCTCAGCGGCATCTACACGCTGCCCGAGTCGAAGAAGCACCTCTACAGCCCTCCGCAGCACCCGGTCGGCGCCTCCGCGATCGGCTACCTCTCCGACCGGCACATCCACGCGACGCTCCAGCAGATCCGGGGCGCCTGGCTGGAGGGACACGAGATCGGCACCCACTTCAACGGTCACTTCTGCGGCGCGGACGGAGTGCGCCGCTGGTCCCCCGCCGAGTGGCGCAGCGAGATCGACCAGGCGAAGAAGTTCGTCACCGAGTGGAAGACCAACACCGGCTTCACCGATCTCGAACCGCTCCCCTTCGACTACGACAAGGAGCTGATCGGTGGCCGCACCCCGTGTCTGGAGGGCCAGTCCAATCTGCTGCCGACGGCCGCCGCCCTCGGATGGAAGTACGACGCCAGCTCTCCCGGCGGCCTCCAGATGTGGCCGGGCAAGGTCCACAACGGCCGCGTCTGGGACTTCCCGCTGCAGTCCATCCCGTTCCCCGGCCACACCTTCCAGGTCCTGTCCATGGACTACAACCTGATGGCCAACCAGTCGAACGCCAACCCGCTCGGCGACCGTTCCCAGTACGACGCCTGGCGCACACAGGCCCGCGACAGCTACCTCGCCGGATTCCAGCGGGCCTACGAGAGCAACCGGGCCCCGTTCTTCATAGGCAACCACTTCGAGCGGTGGAACGGGGGCATATACATGGACGCGGTCGAGCAGGCCGTCGAGCGGATAGCGGGGCACGACGAGGTGCGCCTGGTCTCGTTCCGCCAGCTCGTGGAGTGGCTGGAGGCCCAGGACCCCGCGGTGCTGCGCAAGCTGCGCACGCTCGAACCCGGGCGGTCGCCCCTCGGCGGCTGGGCGGAGTTCCTGGGCACGGCCGCCTCCGCGCCGGCCACCGGGGGGTCGCCCACCGCGGGGTGACCTCTCGGCGCGGGCGGTCCGCGCCCGGTGCCGGCCCCGGGCGGTGTGGTCCCCGGCGGTGGGGCCGCAGCGGACGGCGTCAGCGGTGGCCGCCGCCTCCGGATCCGTAGCCGTGACCGCCGCCGTACCCGCCGTACCCGTACCCGCCGTTCCCCCATGAGCCGCCGTCGCCGTAGTCCGGAGTGCCGTACTGGCCGCCCGCCGACGAGCAGTCGTACGGAGAGCAGGAGGGCGTGGGACCCGGGGCGGACGTCGACGGCCCGGCCGTGGGTTCGGGCGACGCCCCGGACGTACCGTTCGGCGAACCCGGTCGCGGGGATCCGGAGGGTTCCCGGGTCGGGGACCCGGTGGTCGCGCCGTCGGCGTCCCAGTTCACCGCCGCCATCTGGAGCGAGGGCGACGAGGTGTCCAGGGTCCAGTGCTGGACGGCCTGGTCCTTGCGGAGTTTGAGGACCAGGGCTCCCGCGCCGTTGGTGGCGGCGGGAGTGAGGGCGAGGTCCTGATTGCCGCGGGGCACCAGCTCTCCCTGAAGGGTGAAGTCATAGCGCACGTTCTTGCCGGCCGCTCCCGACTCGGCGGTACAGGGCGCCAGTTGGACCGAGTAGCCGAGGTGGGAGTCGAGACACAGGCCCGGGTCGGCGACGTCACGCAGCACCCCGTCCGCCTCATACGACCATTCCTGCGCCGCGTCCGAGGAGCACGATGTGAGCGCCGTCTCCGCGCCCTTCACGAGTTTCCCGCCCACGATGCCGACACACAGTCCGGTCTTGAGGTTGCGCAACCGGCCGCGCACGGTGCCGTTCGCCGCGTCCCCTATCCAGGACGGTTTCGCTCCGGGTGCCTTGACGGGGCCCGAACTCGGCCTGCCGGAAGGCCCGGCGCCCTCGGGGGCGCCGTCCGAGCCCTGGGCCGCCCACAGGGCCAGCGGGACCAGGATCAGACCGCTCGCGGTCAGTGCGGCCAGCGCGATGTTGCGGCGGCCCGGCGAGCGCCGGGGCGCCTTGTGTGCCGCCGGGCGGGAGTGGGCGGGCGACTGACCGCTCGGCGGCACGCGCGGAGGCCGGCTCGGCGGGAGGGGGGCGTCGGCGGGAAGAGGGAGGGCCGGGTGGACGCCGAGGTCGCCGGGCACGTCGGCCATCACCTCCACGATCGCGGCGCGTCCGGGACGGGAGGCGAGATAGGCCTCGGCGCCCCAGCCGAGGACGGACTCGGCGAGCGGCAGGGCGAGTTCGCCGTTGAAGTGGTTCAACTGGGCGGCGGTGTGCCGGCAGTGGCGGCAGCGACCCATGTGCCGCCGCAGATCGGGGTCGAGTTCGTCACCGCCGCGCCGCAGCGACACATCCAGCATGCGGTGGTACTGGCGGCACTCCTCCTCGGGCGCCAGTTCGCGGTGGAGTTCCAGGCAGCCCTCGCGCAGGCGGTCCCGGGCCCGGGTCAGCTCGACCAGGGCGGCGTCCTCGCGGATGCCCAACAGCGCTGCGGGCACGCTCAGTTGCTCGGCCTCGACCTCGGCGTGCCAGAGCAGGCAGCGGGCGGGCTCCGGGAGCCGCTGGAACGCGCGGGACAGCAGTCGCATGCTCTCCGGCGGAAGGAGCCGCGCCACGACCCCCTCCTCGCCGTCCGGGCCGGCCAGGAGTTCGGGGTGGAGTGATTCCCGCCGCTGGTCCGCGAGCCATTCGGCGGTCATGCGGCGCACGGTGACCAGCAACTGCGGCCGCCAGGCGGCCGTCGGTCCGGTCTGCCGCAGGGATTCGCCGAACAGCCGGGTGAATGCCGCCGTCGTCAGCATTCCGGCGGGACGCACGCCGTTGGTGCACAACCGCGCGTAGCCGAAGACCGCTTCCCAGTGGCGGTCGAGGAGTTCTCCGACGGGATGCTGCGCGGGCGTGTTCCCCGAGCTCTTCTTCAGTTCGGCCGCCAGTCGCTCATCCGATATCTCGAACAAGCGAGCGGATTCCGGGGACTGAGACAGGGCGGGGTCGTTCACGTCCGCTTTCCTCCCAAAGGCAACACGTCAATTGGTCCATACCCATGGACAGGCAGCCCGCGCGGCCAGGCGAAGGGGCCACCCATGGGGGACCGTGCCGCCGCGAACACCCGCTTCGACGACTCTCCGGAAGCGGGCCGGGCGGCCACACCGTGCACGCACAGAAGGAAGTAAATATTGTCTGCACGCCAACAAGGCACACCTTTGCACAGCGGACCTTGCAGAAACAAGTGATGGCCTCGTTTTCCCCATTCCGCCGGGCGCGACCAAGATTGACGAAACGTCAATAGAAGCCCCCGTAAAAAGGAAACAGAAATCCCCGGCCTTCCGCCGGGCCGTCGCGCGCGGCACTCGTCTCCCGAGGACACGCAGGCGGGAAGGGCCTTCACCGGCCACCGGCGGTGAGACACACGCAAGGAGCGCCCCCAATTGGGAGCGCTCCCAATATCACGGCCGTCTGTTGCGGCGGCGGCACCGGATTCGCCGCCCGCCAGGAGCCGCTCATGTGCGCATTGCTTTTGCCCGATGAGGGATTTGGCGCGGCGAACGGATCGGCGCCGTGGATCAGTGCCCGCTGATCGCCCGGGGCGTGTACGGCGACTCCAGTTCACCGACCTCCTTCTCGGTGAGTTCCACGTCGAGGGCGGCCACCGCGTCGTCGACATGGCCCGCCCTGGTGGCGCCGATGACGGGAGCGGTCACGGTGCTGCGGCCCAGCAGCCAGGCGAGGGCGATCAGGGCGCGCGGGACGCCCCGGTCTGCGGCGATCCGGCCGACCGCGTCGACGATGTCCCGGTCACCCTCCTGGTAGAGCTTCCTGCCGAACTCGTCGGTCCGGCTGCGCTCGGTGGTGACGTCCCGGTCGCGGGTGAGACGGCCACGCGCGAGCGGACTCCAAGGCAGTACGCCGACACCCTGGTCCGCGCAGAGCGGCAGCATCTCGCGCTCCTCCTCGCGGTAGAGCAGGTTGT includes:
- a CDS encoding serine/threonine-protein kinase, which produces MHPPQRIGRYRLDRRLGAGGFGVVWLAHDEVLDAVVAVKVLSENWADHLDVRERFLSEARLLRKADSNRVVQVYDIGELPDGRPYFVMEYADGGTLEDRVGGGSLPVPEALRLTALAARGAAALHKAGIVHRDIKPSNVLLRTAPGAGDRVLLADLGLAKSLAHASGLTMAAGSAGYTPPEQSRPGSGIDARADVYSLGALGYHLVTGTVPGPPGKVVRPDRLRTGLAPGVQRALLRAMEPDRERRWPTALDLAEELERLAEVTPASAARTTRRRRRTVVAAVALAVVVAAGGVTAALVTRHSSGGSVRVSDASGRLTVEVPRGWARQLRDSGWNPRTVGLPDAHEPGLAVADDLAAWQDLRSGVDGVFVGLSEHGDVRAEVASLAHTGCHYDGSRSYAGAHWHGPVRTWSDCPGAHGSLTEAGLTPAGGAAQPRLYVQIRQKGDSDATDRVLGSVRVGT
- a CDS encoding ricin-type beta-trefoil lectin domain protein; protein product: MNDPALSQSPESARLFEISDERLAAELKKSSGNTPAQHPVGELLDRHWEAVFGYARLCTNGVRPAGMLTTAAFTRLFGESLRQTGPTAAWRPQLLVTVRRMTAEWLADQRRESLHPELLAGPDGEEGVVARLLPPESMRLLSRAFQRLPEPARCLLWHAEVEAEQLSVPAALLGIREDAALVELTRARDRLREGCLELHRELAPEEECRQYHRMLDVSLRRGGDELDPDLRRHMGRCRHCRHTAAQLNHFNGELALPLAESVLGWGAEAYLASRPGRAAIVEVMADVPGDLGVHPALPLPADAPLPPSRPPRVPPSGQSPAHSRPAAHKAPRRSPGRRNIALAALTASGLILVPLALWAAQGSDGAPEGAGPSGRPSSGPVKAPGAKPSWIGDAANGTVRGRLRNLKTGLCVGIVGGKLVKGAETALTSCSSDAAQEWSYEADGVLRDVADPGLCLDSHLGYSVQLAPCTAESGAAGKNVRYDFTLQGELVPRGNQDLALTPAATNGAGALVLKLRKDQAVQHWTLDTSSPSLQMAAVNWDADGATTGSPTREPSGSPRPGSPNGTSGASPEPTAGPSTSAPGPTPSCSPYDCSSAGGQYGTPDYGDGGSWGNGGYGYGGYGGGHGYGSGGGGHR
- a CDS encoding DUF4232 domain-containing protein encodes the protein MATFRHGDEVPVRRTSSRAHWAAVVAGIALLGTLSACGTDNGTGGTPQRLPGTARPASGDTTPDGSSGTGTASAGDGRTSTPVSGSASATASTGSGTATTRCHTSELRATVGANDPGAGQENFPVVLTNTSHRTCTLRGYPGAAFVDASGKQLGPDPKRSPGSPGTVALAPGQSAWAGLTFSNPEISGAHTATPASLVVTPPDERDPLKATWKGGKVPVSGNSSSVSLTVVRAGTGA
- a CDS encoding polysaccharide deacetylase family protein, producing the protein MTGISRRRLLTATAAAGALGALSACSANDWSVGGDGKGEVRDATPRPRLIGDGSTADTGAQPKQPKAERLKPGERPPQFVVFSWDGAGELSNQLFSRFRKVAADHGASMTFFLSGIYTLPESKKHLYSPPQHPVGASAIGYLSDRHIHATLQQIRGAWLEGHEIGTHFNGHFCGADGVRRWSPAEWRSEIDQAKKFVTEWKTNTGFTDLEPLPFDYDKELIGGRTPCLEGQSNLLPTAAALGWKYDASSPGGLQMWPGKVHNGRVWDFPLQSIPFPGHTFQVLSMDYNLMANQSNANPLGDRSQYDAWRTQARDSYLAGFQRAYESNRAPFFIGNHFERWNGGIYMDAVEQAVERIAGHDEVRLVSFRQLVEWLEAQDPAVLRKLRTLEPGRSPLGGWAEFLGTAASAPATGGSPTAG